In a single window of the Terrirubrum flagellatum genome:
- a CDS encoding TetR/AcrR family transcriptional regulator, producing MSVRARVSPEETRCRIMAVAEGLFRRIGYAKTAVADIAAELGMSPANVYRFFPSKGAINDAICRRLCEESEEQARKVLASPLSAPDKLRATVIGLHEHHKGLLNDEKRIHDMVEVAMNESWESIEAHCDRFKQYFAEIAAEGVAAGDFDPDINTEIAGKMIFAACAGLFHPTLIAQFERKKEKPDPNAMVDFLLRALRPSR from the coding sequence ATGAGCGTTCGCGCAAGAGTAAGCCCGGAAGAGACCCGCTGCCGCATCATGGCGGTGGCCGAAGGGCTGTTCCGGCGTATTGGCTACGCCAAGACGGCGGTCGCAGACATCGCCGCCGAGCTCGGCATGTCGCCGGCCAACGTTTACCGCTTCTTCCCCTCCAAGGGCGCGATCAATGACGCGATCTGCCGTCGCCTCTGCGAGGAAAGCGAGGAGCAGGCCCGCAAGGTGCTCGCCTCTCCGCTCTCCGCTCCGGACAAGCTCCGCGCCACGGTCATTGGCCTGCATGAGCACCACAAAGGGCTGCTGAACGACGAGAAGCGCATCCACGACATGGTCGAAGTGGCCATGAACGAGAGCTGGGAGTCGATCGAGGCTCACTGCGATCGCTTCAAGCAGTATTTCGCCGAGATCGCCGCTGAAGGCGTCGCCGCTGGCGACTTCGATCCCGACATCAACACCGAGATCGCCGGCAAGATGATCTTCGCCGCCTGCGCTGGCCTGTTTCATCCCACCCTCATCGCCCAGTTCGAGCGCAAGAAGGAAAAGCCCGACCCCAACGCCATGGTCGACTTCCTCCTTCGCGCGCTGCGTCCCTCCCGCTGA
- a CDS encoding aminotransferase, whose protein sequence is MNPIFSGLPTTVFEVMSRLAREHQAVNLGQGFPDDPGPLDVRQKAAQAVVEGWNQYPPMMGLPELRTAVAAHYGHWHGLSLDPEQEIMITSGATEALAGALMALIEPGDEVVLFQPMYDAYLPLVKRAGGVPKFVTLKPPHWRFSEDDLKAAFSERTKVVLFNNPLNPAGVIYAREDLELLARFCVAHGAIAVCDEVWEHVIFDNRDHVPLITLPGMRELTVKIGSAGKIFSLTGWKVGFVCAAPTLMKVLAKAHQFLTFTTPPNLQAAVAYGLAKENSYFTGMRAEFQRARDRFATGLTERGFSVLPSAGTYFLNVDLAPMGEYDDVAFCQRLVTAHGVAAIPVSAFYAEQPVTTVARFCFAKTDATLDAALKRLETLNARAA, encoded by the coding sequence ATGAACCCGATCTTTTCAGGGTTGCCGACCACCGTGTTCGAGGTGATGTCGCGGCTGGCGCGGGAGCATCAGGCGGTCAATCTCGGCCAGGGTTTTCCCGACGATCCCGGGCCCCTGGACGTGCGCCAGAAGGCCGCTCAGGCGGTCGTGGAGGGGTGGAATCAGTACCCGCCGATGATGGGCCTTCCGGAGCTCCGGACCGCCGTGGCGGCCCATTACGGCCATTGGCATGGCCTTTCGCTCGACCCCGAGCAGGAGATCATGATCACGTCGGGCGCGACCGAGGCGCTGGCCGGCGCGCTGATGGCCCTGATCGAGCCCGGCGACGAGGTCGTCCTCTTCCAGCCGATGTATGACGCCTATCTGCCGTTGGTGAAGCGCGCTGGCGGCGTGCCGAAATTCGTGACGCTGAAGCCGCCGCACTGGCGCTTTTCCGAAGACGATCTCAAGGCGGCCTTTTCCGAGAGAACGAAGGTCGTACTGTTCAACAATCCGCTCAATCCCGCCGGCGTCATCTATGCCCGTGAAGACCTCGAACTGCTCGCGCGCTTCTGCGTCGCCCATGGCGCGATCGCGGTTTGCGATGAGGTCTGGGAGCATGTGATCTTCGACAACCGCGACCATGTTCCGCTGATCACGCTGCCCGGCATGCGCGAGCTCACCGTGAAGATCGGCTCCGCCGGCAAGATCTTTTCACTGACGGGATGGAAAGTCGGCTTCGTCTGCGCCGCGCCAACGCTGATGAAGGTTCTCGCCAAGGCGCACCAGTTCCTGACCTTCACAACGCCGCCGAACCTGCAGGCCGCGGTGGCTTATGGCCTCGCGAAGGAGAATTCCTACTTCACCGGCATGCGCGCCGAATTCCAGCGCGCCCGCGACCGTTTCGCGACGGGGCTCACGGAACGCGGCTTCTCCGTGCTGCCGAGCGCCGGCACCTATTTCCTCAATGTCGATCTCGCTCCGATGGGCGAATACGACGACGTCGCTTTCTGTCAGCGGCTTGTCACCGCGCATGGCGTCGCGGCGATCCCCGTCTCCGCCTTCTACGCCGAGCAGCCAGTGACGACGGTGGCGCGCTTCTGCTTCGCCAAGACCGATGCGACGCTCGACGCCGCGCTGAAAAGGCTGGAGACGCTGAACGCGCGGGCGGCGTGA
- a CDS encoding ribbon-helix-helix domain-containing protein, with protein MRTSKPITVTLGSQQASLDRRLKSGSYASASEVLRHALRALDREDAALEELLRVKVASAMADKRPSAPASEVFKRLRAHHARKTKAARGA; from the coding sequence ATGCGAACCAGCAAGCCCATCACAGTGACCTTGGGAAGCCAGCAGGCGAGTCTCGACCGGCGTCTCAAATCCGGGAGTTATGCGAGTGCGAGCGAGGTTCTTCGCCACGCTCTGCGCGCGCTCGACCGTGAAGATGCGGCGCTCGAAGAATTGCTGCGGGTGAAGGTCGCGTCCGCAATGGCGGACAAGCGCCCAAGCGCGCCGGCGAGCGAGGTTTTCAAGAGGCTTCGCGCTCACCACGCCCGCAAGACGAAGGCCGCGCGTGGCGCATAA
- a CDS encoding type II toxin-antitoxin system RelE/ParE family toxin, whose amino-acid sequence MAHKVYFRPQAEADMFALYEYIAEQAGLTIAQGYIDRIEAACLALADFPERGTRRDDLLPGLRTIGFERRATIAFRVLKTRVEIVTIAYGGRDFESGLRAEDAAEE is encoded by the coding sequence GTGGCGCATAAGGTCTATTTTCGGCCGCAGGCCGAAGCGGATATGTTCGCCCTTTACGAATATATCGCCGAACAGGCCGGCCTGACGATCGCGCAGGGTTATATCGACCGGATCGAGGCGGCCTGCCTGGCGCTGGCGGATTTTCCCGAACGGGGAACGCGGAGAGATGATCTCCTTCCCGGTCTCCGGACGATCGGCTTCGAGCGGCGCGCGACCATCGCCTTCCGCGTGCTCAAGACGCGAGTCGAGATCGTGACGATCGCCTATGGCGGGCGGGATTTCGAAAGCGGTCTTCGCGCTGAAGACGCTGCCGAGGAATAG